GCATTGGCTTCCGATCCGTCCTGCCCGAAGTCACGACGATAGATCACGACTTCGCCGTCAGCGGTATCGCCATCGTCCTGAAGCTGCTGGTCCCAAGTGAGCGTGACAGATGGTGACGCGCCGACATCCACTGAAGTCTGAACCTCGATACGACCGGTATAGGCCGCATAGATGCTCGGGACTTGTGCGAGCGCAAAAGCACCTAAGGCTAGCAGTTTTAAAAGAAAATTGGGGCGACTCAGCTTCATGTTACGGCTATTCCATTTGTAAGACATCGAGCAGCAGCGCACTGAAATCGCAGACTACCGGCAGACTCGTTTGCATAGGGGAAACCATATCCCTGCACCGGTCCCCGACTGATTCAACGCATTGAAAACGCAATAGATTGCATCCATTAATTGTCCAGTGCCCCCACCCTCAAATAACGCTTCGAATAAAAGACTTGATCCGTAGTGGCGACTTTCCCGGCCTAAGCTTCGCCTATCATGAGCTTGTCGAATGGCCGAAGCACAGTCGCCATCCAGGCTAAGCACGTGCAAGCGCAATATGGCAGCTAAAGCGAATGGCACTACTTTAAGCTTCTTATCGTAGTGGCGACTTCAGTCGCCATCGAGCCGAGGTGGCTTAGGATGCTGAATATGGCAGCTAAAGCAGCCACTACGAGCGACGCTTTGTTGCAATAGGAACCCTTCTATTTGTCCTTAAAGTAGTGCCATTCGCAGCTAAAGCAGCCACTCCCCCCCCTAGCCCCGAGTCAGCCTAAAGATTCGATGAACCTGCTTCAGTTTGCGCCATTCCAGACTGCCCGCTTACTCCGCGGAACGCATGAAATCCTTTTTAAGGGTCTCGTAGGATAGTTTGGGCTGCCCCTCCTGATCCAGTAGGCCCCAGGCAGTCTCGGCCGGACAATCCGGCTTCTTGCACTGCCAGCATCGCTTTGCATCACGCCAGTTGTAGTAGATCGCGCCGAGCACGAAGGGCTTCCCACGAAAAATACGCAGGGACTCCTGCAGGTAAGCAGCCTGAACCGCCTCACTGTGTTCCCCCCTCCAGTGGAATTTCCATTTCTTGGACTCGCAGGGATAGAGTCCCGAAGCCGCCTCTTCCGGGCTCATGATGCCTCCGGCGGAGGCATAGCCGAACTCCTGGACAAGAACCGGCTTTCCGGTCAGGGCATGGAAATCGTCGAGGTAGGCATGCCAACTCTCCGGCCCCCCTTCCCGCCAGGATCCGGGGTAACTGTCAAAACCGGCGTAGTCGACCGGCAAGGTGGGATCCCCATAAATCCCCTCCGCCACAACGAGCCCCTCATGCGCGTCGGTGTTGCCGTCCACCTCTCCGGGGAGCGAGGGGAACAAGGTAATATTGATCCCGACCTTTAAGTCGGGCCGGACCGACTTCATCGCGCGGATGCCTGTTTTCAGGAACTTGACCGACTGGACCAGATCCAACTGGTCCCGGAAAATCCAAATGTCCAGCTCGTTGGCCACCTGCCACCACTGGATCCACTCGCCGAAGGTCTCTGCCAAAAAACGGCAAATCCGGTCATAGGCTTGGTAATATTCGTGACTCCCCGGCTCAAGCGAGACAGCGGCCATCTCACGCGGTCCGGGCGTGATACCGATCAACCGAAACCCTTCCCCGCACAAGTCACGAACCCGTGCGGAAGCCTGACGGAAGCCTTCCCCCTGAGGACGCCCCTGAACGAAAGCAGCGAGGTCAAACTTAAAGTCACCGAAGCGCAAGCAGCCGATTCCGGCATCTTTCATCAACGAAAAATCCCGCGCTTCCAGTGATGGCAGTTGAGCCGCCACACCAAACATGAATTCTGTGGTTTCCATAAAGTATTAGAAAAAAAAATGCGAGTCGGCAGCGTGTACCTAGTGCATAGAGTTCTGCTCAAACCAGCGAAAGCTGACAATCCTCCTTGTATGCAATTACTTGCGTAGCGGCCTTCCATGACCTCAAGCACGGAAACTTGATAATCTCGCCCGCAACAAAAATTCGGACTGGTACGACGCACATGGCGGCTCAAGCCGCCACTACGGCTGACGCAACGGTTTCTCCGTAGCGGTGGCTTCAGCCACCGTCTCTGTAGCTGAGAAGGCACCCAGTCACCCGCAAGTTCAATCCCTTCCGTAAGTCCGAGCCATTCACGATGAACCATAAAAAAGCGGGATGCCCCGAAGGTGCACCCCGCTTTCGACAATGGTTAAACTGTAACTATTCCGGCCGGCCCGCCTGAGGACGGCGCACGGCGCAAAACAAAGTCACCAAGCCAAGGACCTTCACATCGGTCTGAAGTTCCGTCGGAATCGTTATTATTTTGAAATTAAGAAAACCTGTCCGTTCAGACCATAGCAACAGCCCAAAACGTTGAACCCGAAGAAGCCAGCGTCAACGCCGCCGGCACTACTTCCGCTGGCGGCGGGCAAAAACGAAGAGCAACCCGATCAGTCCCAGACCCATCGCGTATGTAGAAGGCTCCGGAATCACTGCAACACGCAGTCCTTCCAACTCGGAAAGGCTCAAAGCACCGTCGTAAATCCGGACATCGTTGAAGAGCGAGACGGGAGTGCGGTCATTTCCTGTTGCAGGGGTCCCTCCAATTTCCAAATCCGCGGTACTTGTGACAATTGATCCGCTCTTCTGCGCACCACTAGTCAATGCCAGCGATGTCGACTCATTGCCCACATAGAAGAAGACATTATCGCCGGATACGATCGAGCTGTCGTAAGTGACCGCGACAAAGACCCACTCAGTGGTTTGCAATGCAGCATCATCGCTGGAATAGACAGCGCCCGAAGTGCTGTTAAAGTTGAATACCAGGCGGTAGTCTCCAGAACTCGTGCCAGAGTTAGTCAAGTAAAAGTCAAAGCCTGTGCTGGAAGTCACATTCGAGAGAAGACGATCCGTGTCGTTGAAAGAGCTGATGTTCACCCACATCGCAATAGTAATGGCATCGAGCCCAAAAGCCGAATTGTCCGAGGTATCCGCCCTGAAGAAATTCTGCGAACCAACACTGTCCGTGGAAAGTGCCTGGCTGAATGAGCCCGCCCCCCCTGCCGTAAAGCCGGCATCGTTGAGCAGTGCTCCGTCGATTCCGAGACTTCCCGAATCCGCTACGGTCCCGTCCAGGGTATAGTGGGAGATGAGCGTCTGGGCCTCTGAACTCAGAGCCATGGCCACGAAAAGCGCCGTCGTAGCGGTCAACTTACCGATGATTTTTGGAGTTAATGATGTCATAACAAAGTAGCGTTATTTAGGATAATTTGGGTGTTAAATACGGATCGGATTCTGTTCCTACAGCCGATCCGGACAACTCAAATGGCTTGCCAGAATTGCACAAATAATTGTGAATTACACTCATGCTTACCAATAAGTCCGCTCCCCTGCGCTATCTCGACTGGAACAACCTGCGCTTCCAACTGCTCTGGATTTATGAAGGCTCCCCCTCGAGTAATGTACGTCAGGTTCGCCATGCGCTCCCCGGCTTATCGGCCTGGTGGGTCCGGAAAGGAAGCGTATCCATTCAGGGCGGCGGCGAAGAAGTCACCGGACTTGCCGGTGATTGGGTCTTCCCCCCATTCGAAGGAGACCAGCGCTCCTTCAGCCCGGACTTCCAATTCGTTTCTCTTCGCTTTATGGCAAGTTGGACTGAAGACCGGGAAGCGATACAAGAAGAAGTGCCACGCAAATGCAGCGCCGAGGATTACCCCAAACTGGAACGGGCAACCCATAAGCTGATGAAGATTAGCGGTAAGAAGATGCTCGAGGCCAAAAACCAGATGCAGTTCGTAACGGTCAAAATGCAGAACTTCTTAAGTATACAGTGCGCATTTCTGGAGTGGATACAAATCTACTTCCGGGTGATGGAAGACTTGGGTGCCCAAACCTACCGACTGGTCACGACGGACGACCGGGTCAACGATGCCAAGACCTATCTCGAACGTGCCCCCATCGACCATCCGATGCGCGAACAGGATGTTGCGAAAGTCATCGGGATCAGCGTGGCTCAACTCAATCGTCTCTTCGTGAAGGATATGGGCATGACTCCTTGCGGCTATTTTAACCGGCGCAAAGAGGAACATGCCAAGAAGATGCTGGTCCAGACATCGACCCCGATCAAGCGGATCGGCTACGAGTTGGGCTTCAACGACCCGGCCAACTTCACAAACTGGTTCCAGTCGAAGACGGGACAAAGCCCCAAAGCGTACCGGAAGGCAATCCTGGAGAGTTAGCCTCTGGCCGAAACACGGAAGGCAACTACTTGCGTGACAAATGCTTTGTCGCTTGCCCGCAAGAAATCTGGTATAGGCATTTTCCCCGCACACCATGTATTTAATAAGACATCTCCCCCTCTGTATCCTGTTTGTCATTCCCTTCCTCGCGCAGGCAGCCGACAAGACGGATGCCCCCCGGCTCTCATCCGAGCTTGCGCCTTCCTACATACAGAACGGCGACTTTGAAAGCGCGCTCAGCGAGGGACAGGTTCCCGAATCCTGGCGCGCCGGCACAGAGGGCAAAATCGAACGCTTGAATGAAGAGGATGGTTATGCCTACATGCGCTTAACCGCCCTAGCGGAAAACCAACTGGTTCAATTAGTACAGGACGCCCCCTTGCCCGAAGGCCTGAAGGGCGTCGTCTTCCATGCCCGATTCCGGAACGAGAATGTCCAGTTCGGCAAGGGCGGCTGGCTCTGCGATGCGCGTGCGCGCTTCCGCTTCTACGACGCCGACATGCAACCGGTGGGCCCAAAGCTCAAGGATATCATTTTCTTTTCCCAGGCCCAGCCCTGGACCCAGATCTCACGCGACTACCTCGTGCCGGAAGGCGCGGCCTATTTCCGGGTCAACTTGTGCCTGAACCGTCCCAAGTCAGGCATCCTTGATCTCGACGAGGTCCGACTGCTTGCCATGTCCGAAGACCGATTCCAGGAGCTCGAAGCGGCACGCTTGGAAAAGATTCGCAAGAAGGAAGCCGAAGCACTCAAAAAGGTCGAGGACGAGAAAATCATCCAAACGATGCTGCAGGCCGAACCAAAGACCCGGCAGTTGGGTGTGTATGGAAACCGTCTGGTCAACGCCGACCATGAGACGGTCATCCTGAAAGGCTTGAATATCGTCAGTCTGGAGTGGTCCCCAAAGGGCGAACACATCCACCGTTCCGTCAAAGTCGCCCTGCAGGAATGGCATGCCAACGCCATCCGTCTGCCGGTGCATCACGGCTTCTGGTTCGGTGAGGGCAAAGGCAGCAAGATTCCGTCAAACGATGCGGCCGCCTATCGCCAAATCGTTGACGATGCCGTGGCCATGGCGGCCGGCGAAGGCGCCTATGTCATACTCGACCTGCACAGTTACGGTGCGCCGCAGGAATTCGCCCGCCGCTTCTGGCTGGATGCGGCCGCACACTATGCCAACAACCCTGCCGTGCTCTTCGACCTTTACAATGAACCACACGGGATCGACTGGGAGCTCTGGCGCAACGGCGGGGAAAAGGAGGTCAAGAAGAAGGGCAGTAAGGAACCGGTCACCGTCCAGGTGGTCGGCATGCAGGCTTTGGTTGAAGCCGTCCGCTCGACCGGAGCCCGCAATGTGATCATCGCGGGTGGGCTCAGTTACGCCTTGGACCTCAGAGGCATCCTGAATGGTTACGCTCTTGAAGAGCAAGCCGGCGGCTTCGGCATCATGTATGCCACCCACTTCTATAACTGGCATGGAGGCTGGCAAAAACACTTCCTCGACATCGCCGAGAAATACCCGGTTCTGGTGGGTGAGTTTGGCGCGGACAAAAAGAAGATGTCCTTTATCCCGGGCAACCAGCAGGAGAATCCATACACCTGGGTGCCCGATGCACTCGGCATGGTCCAAAAGTACAATCTCAACTACACCGGCTTTTCCATGCACCCAAAGGCAACCCCCGTCCTGATCAAGGACTGGTCC
The DNA window shown above is from Coraliomargarita parva and carries:
- a CDS encoding LamG domain-containing protein: MTSLTPKIIGKLTATTALFVAMALSSEAQTLISHYTLDGTVADSGSLGIDGALLNDAGFTAGGAGSFSQALSTDSVGSQNFFRADTSDNSAFGLDAITIAMWVNISSFNDTDRLLSNVTSSTGFDFYLTNSGTSSGDYRLVFNFNSTSGAVYSSDDAALQTTEWVFVAVTYDSSIVSGDNVFFYVGNESTSLALTSGAQKSGSIVTSTADLEIGGTPATGNDRTPVSLFNDVRIYDGALSLSELEGLRVAVIPEPSTYAMGLGLIGLLFVFARRQRK
- a CDS encoding glycoside hydrolase family 5 protein, with product MYLIRHLPLCILFVIPFLAQAADKTDAPRLSSELAPSYIQNGDFESALSEGQVPESWRAGTEGKIERLNEEDGYAYMRLTALAENQLVQLVQDAPLPEGLKGVVFHARFRNENVQFGKGGWLCDARARFRFYDADMQPVGPKLKDIIFFSQAQPWTQISRDYLVPEGAAYFRVNLCLNRPKSGILDLDEVRLLAMSEDRFQELEAARLEKIRKKEAEALKKVEDEKIIQTMLQAEPKTRQLGVYGNRLVNADHETVILKGLNIVSLEWSPKGEHIHRSVKVALQEWHANAIRLPVHHGFWFGEGKGSKIPSNDAAAYRQIVDDAVAMAAGEGAYVILDLHSYGAPQEFARRFWLDAAAHYANNPAVLFDLYNEPHGIDWELWRNGGEKEVKKKGSKEPVTVQVVGMQALVEAVRSTGARNVIIAGGLSYALDLRGILNGYALEEQAGGFGIMYATHFYNWHGGWQKHFLDIAEKYPVLVGEFGADKKKMSFIPGNQQENPYTWVPDALGMVQKYNLNYTGFSMHPKATPVLIKDWSYEPTDFWGVFLKEALEGKTFEMKKMR
- a CDS encoding helix-turn-helix domain-containing protein; translated protein: MLTNKSAPLRYLDWNNLRFQLLWIYEGSPSSNVRQVRHALPGLSAWWVRKGSVSIQGGGEEVTGLAGDWVFPPFEGDQRSFSPDFQFVSLRFMASWTEDREAIQEEVPRKCSAEDYPKLERATHKLMKISGKKMLEAKNQMQFVTVKMQNFLSIQCAFLEWIQIYFRVMEDLGAQTYRLVTTDDRVNDAKTYLERAPIDHPMREQDVAKVIGISVAQLNRLFVKDMGMTPCGYFNRRKEEHAKKMLVQTSTPIKRIGYELGFNDPANFTNWFQSKTGQSPKAYRKAILES